The following coding sequences are from one uncultured Desulfobacter sp. window:
- a CDS encoding SET domain-containing protein-lysine N-methyltransferase has product MIYPGEYELEAGRNYPSHEDFTVNHCETTGAGIYVNRSFKKGEMVARMAGITVPYILQHTLQISPFLHLYDPHFTGLLLHSCDPLVSLDMIKLEIWALQDIKEGQALTMDYAQTEDTLFKQFPCSCGAINCRKWVTGRKESINETGQKYLLELERKCG; this is encoded by the coding sequence ATGATTTACCCTGGTGAGTACGAACTTGAAGCGGGTCGGAACTATCCGAGTCACGAGGATTTTACTGTTAATCATTGTGAAACAACAGGTGCCGGCATTTATGTAAATCGCAGTTTTAAGAAAGGCGAAATGGTGGCAAGGATGGCCGGGATTACCGTGCCGTATATCCTCCAGCACACCCTTCAGATCAGTCCCTTTCTTCATTTGTATGACCCCCATTTTACCGGCCTTTTACTGCATTCATGTGATCCTTTGGTCTCCCTGGATATGATTAAACTTGAAATCTGGGCATTACAGGATATTAAAGAGGGTCAAGCCCTGACAATGGACTATGCCCAGACAGAGGATACACTGTTCAAGCAGTTTCCCTGCTCGTGCGGTGCAATTAATTGTCGCAAATGGGTTACCGGGCGAAAAGAATCAATCAACGAAACAGGACAGAAGTACCTTCTTGAGCTGGAAAGGAAGTGTGGATGA
- a CDS encoding homocysteine biosynthesis protein, which produces MKTYEEINNRIESGEAVVLTADEIIDYVDQEGLDKAAAEVDVVTTATFGTMCSSGCFLNFGHSKPKMRMTEVWIDGVMAYAGIAAVDAYLGATQLRHNDPANMYYPGDFRFGGGHVMEKLVAGEEVQLFALSYGTDEYPLKEIRTYFTIDDLNQAIMTNPRNCYQNYNVAVNCSDKTIYTYLGELKPNMTNLTYSSAGQLSPLLNDPLYRTIGIGTSVWLAGAHGHVYAEGTQHASDCLRGDNDVPMEGAGTLGLTGNMKEMDSEFVRGVSLKGYGASLALGVGIPIPILDKEVLRHCTVRDSEIFAEVIDYSSTYPERGDDIVGRVSYADLRRGEVELDGKTVAAGSMSSYSKALKISELLKEEIKRGEFLLSKPIRNLPVNQGMTPLDARAQGEKR; this is translated from the coding sequence ATGAAAACATACGAAGAAATCAACAACCGAATAGAATCAGGAGAAGCGGTAGTTCTTACGGCCGATGAAATCATAGACTATGTAGACCAGGAAGGTCTGGATAAGGCCGCAGCAGAAGTTGATGTCGTTACAACGGCAACGTTTGGTACCATGTGCTCTTCGGGATGTTTTCTTAACTTCGGCCATTCCAAGCCAAAGATGCGGATGACTGAGGTCTGGATTGACGGTGTTATGGCCTATGCAGGTATCGCTGCCGTGGATGCATACCTTGGGGCAACGCAGTTAAGGCATAATGATCCGGCCAATATGTATTACCCGGGTGATTTTAGATTTGGCGGCGGACATGTGATGGAAAAGCTTGTGGCCGGTGAAGAGGTCCAATTGTTTGCCCTGTCCTACGGTACCGACGAGTACCCTTTAAAAGAGATCCGGACCTATTTCACAATTGATGATCTTAATCAGGCCATTATGACCAACCCGAGGAACTGCTACCAGAATTATAATGTTGCGGTGAATTGTTCCGATAAAACGATTTATACCTACCTGGGCGAACTAAAGCCGAATATGACAAATCTGACATACTCTTCGGCAGGGCAGCTCTCTCCGCTGTTGAATGACCCTCTATATAGGACAATCGGGATCGGGACCAGTGTCTGGCTTGCGGGGGCCCATGGGCATGTGTATGCCGAAGGGACCCAGCATGCGTCGGATTGCCTCCGGGGTGACAACGATGTGCCCATGGAGGGCGCCGGCACCCTTGGATTGACCGGGAATATGAAAGAGATGGACAGTGAGTTTGTCCGGGGTGTCAGCTTAAAAGGGTATGGTGCGTCGCTGGCTTTGGGTGTTGGTATCCCCATACCCATATTGGATAAGGAGGTGCTTCGGCACTGCACCGTGCGCGACAGTGAAATATTCGCCGAGGTAATCGATTATTCTTCGACTTACCCCGAAAGGGGAGACGATATTGTCGGCAGGGTTTCCTACGCTGATTTGAGGCGTGGTGAAGTGGAGCTGGACGGCAAGACCGTTGCAGCCGGTTCGATGTCTTCATACTCAAAGGCACTTAAAATATCCGAACTTCTTAAAGAAGAAATAAAAAGGGGCGAATTTTTGTTGAGCAAGCCGATCCGGAATCTGCCTGTTAACCAGGGAATGACCCCGCTTGATGCAAGAGCCCAAGGAGAAAAAAGATGA
- a CDS encoding diaminopimelate decarboxylase gives MKPQNNGLWWEREDLCYQDGTLCFAGKPVAELIGTTGTPAFFYNGKRILENIGRLHKALDQLDGHRIFYAIKANRFAPVLTHIKNGVTCGVDVCSPKELLHAFSCGFNCNEISYTANSMTDDELKLLADNPDVALNCDSLSTIRRLAKFCSRRRIGLRVNPAMGIGYRDNETLKYSGDKTTKFGIYKEQFEDALQLAEKNNFTVDTIHFHTGCGYLSNQLSLFSEILDATHWFLDKVKDLTFVNLGGGLGVPHDIDDTPLDLDAWVSIINSHFGNKGIIVCVEPGDYIAKDSGILVLEVNTVEKKRNTDFVGVNGGFNLAIEPTFYGLPCEPVVLTQKTDQMKPVTIVGNINESLDVWKDNFSMPDQIEEGDPLVFINAGGYASSMMSNHCMRGEVSENLLV, from the coding sequence ATGAAGCCACAAAACAATGGTTTGTGGTGGGAAAGAGAGGATTTGTGTTACCAGGATGGAACATTGTGTTTTGCCGGAAAACCAGTGGCGGAGTTGATCGGCACAACCGGCACCCCGGCTTTCTTTTATAATGGAAAGCGCATATTGGAAAATATCGGGCGGCTCCATAAAGCGTTGGACCAACTGGACGGCCATAGAATTTTTTATGCAATAAAAGCCAACCGGTTTGCCCCGGTGCTGACACACATTAAAAACGGGGTTACATGTGGTGTGGACGTCTGTTCGCCCAAAGAGTTGCTGCATGCGTTTTCCTGCGGTTTTAACTGCAATGAGATTTCATATACGGCCAACTCCATGACCGATGATGAGCTCAAGCTTCTGGCCGATAATCCGGATGTTGCATTAAACTGCGATTCTTTGAGCACGATCCGGCGACTGGCCAAGTTCTGTTCCCGCCGAAGAATCGGCCTCCGCGTCAATCCGGCAATGGGGATCGGCTACAGAGATAATGAAACCTTGAAATACAGTGGTGATAAAACCACCAAGTTCGGGATCTACAAAGAGCAGTTCGAGGACGCATTGCAGCTTGCTGAAAAAAATAATTTCACCGTGGATACCATCCATTTTCATACCGGGTGCGGGTATCTGAGCAATCAACTCTCCTTGTTCAGTGAGATTTTGGATGCAACACATTGGTTTTTAGATAAAGTCAAAGATCTGACATTCGTTAATCTTGGTGGCGGCCTGGGTGTTCCCCACGATATTGATGACACACCTTTGGATCTGGATGCCTGGGTATCGATCATCAACTCTCATTTCGGTAACAAAGGCATCATCGTCTGCGTTGAGCCCGGGGATTATATTGCCAAGGACAGTGGTATTCTGGTTTTAGAGGTGAATACGGTCGAGAAAAAGCGCAATACTGATTTTGTCGGTGTGAACGGCGGCTTTAATCTGGCCATTGAGCCCACGTTTTATGGATTGCCCTGTGAACCCGTTGTTCTCACTCAAAAGACAGATCAAATGAAACCCGTAACAATCGTGGGCAATATCAACGAATCCCTGGATGTCTGGAAAGATAACTTTTCCATGCCGGATCAGATTGAAGAGGGTGATCCCCTTGTCTTTATCAATGCCGGTGGATATGCATCTTCCATGATGTCCAATCATTGTATGCGGGGAGAAGTGTCGGAAAACTTACTCGTATAA
- a CDS encoding 4Fe-4S binding protein encodes MNTAELITQRVILSFPKFKSGQPIITKLIKEFDLEINIYRARVTPNKKGYIAMDITGEESLIEEGLEFIESLNVDIDLTMNTLLWDQDRCVGCGNCVPHCPTGALHVGDKKSRQIAFHRDKCVECLSCVENCPFGACVSIF; translated from the coding sequence ATGAACACAGCAGAACTGATAACCCAACGCGTTATATTGAGCTTTCCCAAATTTAAATCCGGACAACCGATTATCACCAAGCTGATCAAAGAGTTTGATCTTGAGATAAACATATACAGGGCCCGGGTTACGCCGAATAAAAAGGGGTACATCGCCATGGATATTACAGGCGAAGAATCCTTAATCGAAGAGGGGCTGGAATTCATAGAGTCCTTGAATGTGGATATTGACCTGACCATGAACACTCTTTTATGGGATCAAGACCGGTGTGTCGGGTGTGGTAATTGTGTGCCCCATTGCCCTACCGGTGCACTCCATGTAGGGGATAAAAAATCACGTCAGATCGCTTTTCACAGAGATAAGTGTGTTGAATGTCTTAGTTGCGTTGAAAATTGTCCGTTTGGAGCATGCGTTTCGATATTTTGA